The Vibrio tubiashii ATCC 19109 genome has a segment encoding these proteins:
- the kefB gene encoding glutathione-regulated potassium-efflux system protein KefB: MALESDFLQSSVIFLTAAVIAVPIAQRLGLGSVLGYLLAGVAIGPWGLGLIRDVEAILHFAEFGVVLLLFLIGLELNPKKLLQMKGPILGLGGAQVVVTTLVLSCVAYLAGTSWQTSLVIGMGLALSSTAIALRVIEEQGLAGGETGQSGFAVLLFQDIAVIPMLAILPVLAGNTAGNWLDALWMLGGVGGLLVGGHFLLRPLFRYVVLSGVRELFTVAALLLVIGIALLMKHLGLSMALGTFLAGVLLAESEYRHELEIAIEPFKGLLLGLFFIAVGMAVNLGLLALEPFTVLAAVVGLVIVKGLILYLLARLAGSSAKARSKMAAILSQGGEFAFVIFTAASSEGLINQEQTAFLLVVVSLSMVTTPLLLMAQNKWYARGLNAESVEALRSDVINKQPRVIIAGFGRFGQIIGRLMYANKIKVTVLESDASQIQLLRKYGYKVFYGDATQLDLLRAAGADKAEAMVICTDSPDEIMQIVELCQTHFPDLKLLARARSRVEAYQLLSHGVDNYSRETFLGALDLGRQTLINLGMHPYQAKRAEAHFRKLDNAMLKELLPQHNDDKQLAQRAKEARKELEEIFGRELESDQQAKNFWD; the protein is encoded by the coding sequence ATGGCGCTTGAAAGTGATTTTCTCCAGAGTAGTGTGATCTTTCTAACGGCTGCGGTAATTGCCGTGCCGATTGCTCAGCGATTGGGTCTTGGCTCAGTGCTGGGCTATTTGCTTGCGGGCGTTGCTATTGGTCCTTGGGGGCTAGGGTTAATCCGCGATGTTGAAGCCATTCTCCATTTTGCTGAGTTTGGTGTCGTCCTGCTGCTGTTTCTGATCGGTTTGGAACTGAATCCGAAAAAGCTCTTACAAATGAAAGGCCCCATATTAGGGCTTGGCGGGGCGCAAGTTGTTGTCACTACTTTAGTTTTGTCATGTGTTGCTTATCTGGCAGGAACATCTTGGCAAACCAGTCTTGTGATTGGCATGGGCTTAGCGCTTTCTTCTACGGCCATTGCCCTGCGAGTTATCGAAGAGCAAGGGCTAGCTGGTGGCGAGACCGGACAGTCTGGTTTTGCGGTTCTGCTATTCCAAGATATTGCGGTCATTCCTATGCTCGCGATTCTTCCTGTTCTAGCTGGTAATACTGCAGGTAACTGGCTTGATGCGTTGTGGATGCTAGGTGGTGTCGGCGGGTTGCTGGTTGGTGGTCATTTCCTACTAAGACCTCTATTTCGTTATGTAGTGCTCAGTGGCGTTAGAGAGCTGTTTACAGTCGCGGCACTGTTGTTGGTCATTGGCATTGCCCTGTTAATGAAACACCTTGGTCTATCCATGGCACTTGGTACCTTCTTGGCGGGCGTGTTACTCGCAGAAAGCGAATATCGTCATGAGCTTGAAATTGCCATCGAACCATTCAAAGGCTTACTGCTTGGTCTGTTCTTCATTGCCGTCGGTATGGCGGTCAACTTGGGACTATTGGCTTTAGAGCCTTTCACTGTATTAGCTGCCGTTGTCGGTTTAGTTATCGTTAAGGGATTGATTCTTTATCTTCTGGCACGACTTGCGGGCAGCAGCGCTAAAGCTCGCAGTAAGATGGCAGCAATACTTAGCCAAGGTGGTGAGTTTGCTTTCGTTATCTTTACTGCCGCAAGCAGCGAAGGCCTAATCAACCAAGAGCAAACCGCCTTTTTGTTGGTGGTAGTGAGCTTGTCTATGGTCACGACGCCGTTGCTACTGATGGCACAAAACAAATGGTATGCCCGTGGCTTAAACGCAGAATCCGTTGAGGCTCTGCGCAGTGATGTGATTAATAAGCAGCCAAGAGTCATCATCGCAGGCTTCGGTCGCTTTGGTCAGATCATTGGCCGTTTGATGTATGCCAACAAGATTAAAGTGACTGTCCTAGAAAGTGATGCCAGCCAGATCCAGTTGCTGCGTAAATATGGCTACAAAGTCTTTTATGGTGATGCAACTCAGCTTGATTTATTGCGTGCGGCGGGGGCAGATAAAGCAGAGGCCATGGTGATCTGTACTGATTCGCCAGACGAGATCATGCAAATAGTTGAGTTGTGCCAAACCCATTTCCCTGATTTGAAATTGCTGGCACGTGCTCGAAGTCGCGTCGAAGCTTATCAACTTCTGAGTCATGGGGTAGACAACTACTCACGAGAAACCTTCTTAGGTGCCTTAGATCTTGGTCGTCAAACCTTGATCAATTTAGGCATGCATCCGTATCAAGCAAAGCGAGCGGAAGCGCATTTTAGAAAGCTCGATAATGCTATGCTCAAAGAATTGCTGCCTCAGCACAATGATGATAAACAATTGGCCCAAAGAGCCAAAGAAGCCCGCAAAGAACTGGAAGAGATATTTGGTCGAGAGCTAGAGAGCGATCAACAAGCCAAAAACTTCTGGGATTAA
- a CDS encoding YheV family putative zinc ribbon protein, whose translation MKKRFIAGASCPKCSAQDTLRWWIENNIELVECVECGHQDQRQPQSVEKTEHGGQEMIGIFKPD comes from the coding sequence ATGAAAAAAAGATTTATCGCAGGCGCCAGCTGCCCAAAGTGTTCAGCACAAGACACTTTGCGCTGGTGGATAGAGAATAATATTGAGTTAGTAGAATGTGTTGAATGTGGTCACCAAGACCAACGTCAGCCTCAGTCCGTTGAGAAAACAGAACATGGCGGTCAAGAAATGATCGGCATTTTTAAGCCCGATTGA
- the slyD gene encoding peptidylprolyl isomerase, which translates to MKIEKNVVVSLAYQVKLEDGVVVDQSTADAPLDYLHGNNNLITGLETALEGKEAGAKFSVTVSPEEAYGEHNDALVQRVPANVFQGVEQIEVGMRFLADTDQGPIPVEVTEVDGDEVVVDGNHMLAGQTLTFDVEVVAVREATAEEVEHGHVHQAGGCGHDHDHEGGCCGGEGHDHGEEKKDGCCGGGSCGSH; encoded by the coding sequence ATGAAAATTGAAAAGAACGTAGTTGTAAGCCTTGCTTACCAAGTGAAATTGGAAGACGGTGTTGTTGTTGATCAGTCTACGGCTGATGCGCCACTAGATTACCTACACGGCAACAACAACCTAATCACTGGTCTTGAAACAGCACTAGAAGGTAAGGAAGCAGGCGCTAAGTTCTCTGTAACCGTTTCTCCAGAAGAAGCATACGGTGAGCACAACGACGCACTTGTACAACGTGTTCCTGCAAATGTATTCCAAGGTGTTGAGCAAATCGAAGTAGGTATGCGTTTTCTAGCGGATACTGACCAAGGCCCAATCCCTGTAGAAGTGACAGAAGTGGATGGCGACGAAGTAGTTGTTGATGGTAACCACATGCTTGCGGGTCAAACTCTGACTTTCGACGTTGAAGTTGTAGCGGTACGTGAAGCGACAGCGGAAGAAGTAGAGCACGGTCATGTTCACCAAGCTGGTGGCTGTGGTCACGACCACGATCACGAAGGTGGTTGTTGTGGTGGCGAAGGCCATGATCATGGTGAAGAGAAGAAAGATGGCTGCTGCGGTGGCGGTAGCTGCGGTTCTCACTAA